TGGCTGCTCCAGTTCCGGAACCGATCGGTTCCTTATTGCTGAGACTTAACCATTTTCTTTTTTCCCTGAGATGCCATTATGACACCGGCAACTCCATATGACAGAGCGGTTACTCCAAGGAACGCGTGAATTCAGGATCAGGCTGGATACCGGATCGCGTTCACCATGACAGGTAAAATGATATGTACCGACCATTTATAAGGTAAATTGCACATAATTCAAAGGGGAATTCAAGGGTTCTGTATCGGGTCATCCCGGCAGGAAAATCAAAGGAACAGGCAGGCAAGAGACCTGATCCCGGATTTTACCGAATTACATTTCCATTTTTTCCCGAACTTTTATGGAGGGATCGCACTATGGCACACCGAGGAATTGTCATGGAATCCGATATCTGATACATTCGCGGGGCTTCCATGATACAATTTTTTGCGTTTTTCGACAGAATCCGAACGAGAGAGATCAGCACAATACATATTTCGAGGAAAAGTTACGCGAGGTTTAGTATCCGATCGAGTGGTGCAAAGGGAAAACGGCAAGCTACAGAGTTCCGAAATCAGTCGATTTTGCAACTGATTTTCCAAGGACGGCGGCCGGCAAGGTGCTGAAAAAGACCCTGCGGGAGAAATACTGGGAAGGACATAAACGTAAGATCTGACCACATTTCGCATTTTGTCAGAAAAAACAGGGGGTCACGACATTATCGTAACCCCCTGTTCTTATTTGGTAGCGGGGGCAGGATTTGAACCTGCGACCTTTGGGTTATGAGCCCAACGAGCTACCTGACTGCTCCACCCCGCGTCATGGTCGCCTCTCAGAAGTGACGAACTGTAACCAAATCTCTTACGGATGTCAAGCCCTTTTACGGCAAAGAATTGAGAAGGGCGTATACGCCGACCTTACGGAGAGTGCCTTTCATCACCAAGGGATCCACTCTATGAACAGGGGCGATCCCCTGTGTCTCCCTCATGGTCTCCTCGCAGATCAGGATCTGATCCTTCCCGGCACGGCTTTCAAGCCGGGCCGCCACGTTCACGGGCGGTCCGAACACGGTATATTCCTTTTTACGCGGGGAGCCAAAAATGCCCGCCAGGACCTCACCCGTGCTGATGCCGATCCCGATGGACAGGCCGGCGCTGTTTCTCCCGGCTATTTCCCGCATCATCGCTCCCGCACACCGGACGGCCCGCAGCGCGGCGTCATCCTGCGCGACGGGCACCCCGAAGACACCCATGATCCCGTCACCGATATGCTTGTCCAGCGTACCGTCATGCTCGCAGATAATCCGGTCCATGGGCGAAAAATATTTGACGTTCACCAGTTCCGACAGTTCGTCGCCCGTCAGCCGTTCCGACAGTTCCGTGAAACCCCTGATATCGCAGAAGAGTATCGTGGCCTTGCGCAGCCTCGGAAGGATCCGCATTCCCTCTTTCTGCATCTCCCGGAAGACCTCCTCGGACACGAACTGCTTCAGGCGTCTTTTCAGGGTGCATTCACGGACTTTTACACGGAGCTCGGCATTTAAAAAGGGCTTCGTGATAAACCCGTCAATCCCGGCATTCACCGATTCGATCGCGCTTTCCATCGTGGCGTACCCGGTGAGCATGATGCGCGTTATCTCGGGGTTCAACCGCCCGATCTCGACCAGCGTTTCAAGGCCGTCGATACCCGGCATTTTGAAATCACATATGACCGTTTCGATACCCTCCATGCAGCGTTTCACCAGTTCGATCGCGTCCCGCCCGTTCCGGGCTGTGTGCACCGCGTAGCCGTCATGCTCAAGTGCTTTCCGCAATGACCGCCTGACCCCCTCTTCATCATCGACAATCAGAAGTCCCATCATATGTCCTCCTCTCCACGGGAAGCGTGACCGTGACAACAGCGCCCTTCCCTGTTTCGCTCAGCACCTGGATGTCCCCGCCGTGACGTTTTACGATCTCATGGGACAGGTAGAGGCCAAGGCCGGTACCGGCGCCGGGTTCCTTGGTCGTAAAGAACGGTTTGAACATTTCCTGCATGATGTCCTGCGGTATTCCCCGGCCCGTGTCACGACATTCGATCCGGATCTCTTTTCGGCTTCCGTCATATGCTGTGCGCAACAGGATCGTTCCGCCCGGTCGCGGCAGGGCATCAATGGCATTTCCAATGATGTTGATGAAGACCCGGCCGAGATTGGAAAAATTACCCATGATACAGGGTATGGTTTCGTCCAGTTCCCTGACCACGGCAACGTCTTCCTTCCTGCAGCGGTTGCCCAGGACCCGAAGAGCATCGTCCACGACCCGGTTCATATGAACGGGTTCTTCATAGGTGTCCGTCTGCCGCGACACGCCCAGAAGGCTTTTGACGATCTCCCCCGCACGGCTCAGTTCCTTCAGAGAAAAGTCGAGATCATCACGGGCTTCGGTAAAACGATCATCGGAAGAACTCAATTCATCGAGCATTTCTGCGGTCGTTTCAACAAGGCTTGACGCGCTCGCCAGGGGATTGTTCAACTCGTGAGCCGCTCCCGCCACGAGCTGTCCGATGGCAGCAAGGCTTTCGGAACGGATCAGCTGCTGCTGGGTGCGCTCTTTTTCAGCAAGGGCGTTCATCAGTTCCCGCGTTCGCTCTTTGACCTTCTCTTCGAGGTGCGTATTCATTGCCTCTATCTCTTCATAGCGCCGGGCGTTCTCAAGGGCGATCGCCGTCTGGTTCGCGATGGTGGTCAACAATTCTATGTCTTCCGGAACATACATTTCACCGGACTCTTTCTGTGAGAGGCCGATGACGCCGATGGGAACGTCGCCTGACAGAACGGGCACGAGAAGCGTTGCCCCGGTTTTTGTGAAAAGGTCCGCCAAGGATTGGTGCTCTTCGGGCGTCGCTTTCTTCCGTTCAAGACCTGCCGTTGTGAGCGCCGCCGGTTCCCTTCTGAAATATTCCGACACCCGTCTCCAGGAGGTCGGTCCGGTTGCATCTGTCCGGCAATATCCCGAGGGATATGACACAACCATCGCCGCGCCGCGGTCGGAGAACAAAAGGAACACCTTTCCGATACCCATGGAGGATCTGATGGAACGCATCAGATAGGCGGCGATCTCTTCCATTCGCAGGAGAGATGTCATGACGCGGCTGATCTCCCTGAGTGTCGCGCGGTAATCGTACCGGCCCGGGAAGAAGAGTGTGTCAACGAAGCGCTGAACGACCGCCCGCAAGGGATTGAAGATCAGAACGACCGCCACAGACACGATGAGAGGCACCACCAGAGGGTCACCGCCGGCAAACCCCAGGGAGAACCGGTTGAAGGCGTAAAGAGCGCAGATATACAGAACTGTCAGCGATCCCGTGAGAATGATATAGACCGAGCCCTTCCGTATGACGGCACCCATGTCGAGCAGATCATATTTGAAGATGCCCACGGCAAGAATGATCCCCGGGATGAAACTGAAATTGCCCATGGGATAGATATTGTATCCGGCGATCGGCAGTGAGTTCATCAGGATCATGAAAGACATCCCACCCATGCCGACGAGAATGTATCTGATCCTGTTCCTGAACAGGCTGTCAGGGGTTTCCTCCATTGTCCTGAGCAAAATAAAAACGCAATAGAGAACGGTGATGGCACCGCCGCCGATGAACAGGAGATAGAGGGGGCCGGCATCAGCGATGACCCCGAAGGAGTATTCATTGAATCCCCTGATAAAGTTGCCTCCCTGGGTAAAGGGAACCAGGAGCACGCTGAAGGCGAACCCGGCCAGCTCCAGTTTCCGCCGGTTCCGAATGCCAAGGAAGGCATGGACGAATCGAAGATAGAGGGGAACGCTGAACAGGAACAACAGATAGGCGGCACGGTCAAGTTTCAGGGCGAGACCCTTGTCCGCCAGGATCGATACCTGGGCGATGTCAAGATTAATGAGCGTGCCGAGAAGGCACAGAAGGGCGAACAGACAGGTCACGGCATTCTTCCGGCCCTTCAACAGAGAAATACAGGCAAGGGCCAGGAGGATACTCGCTCCCAGCACGGGCGGCAGAAAAGCGACACCCGGCTCTCTGAAACCGTTTGAACACACAGCTACTCATCCCCCCGACTATAGCTGTGATCTTCCGTCTCTTATGGAACGGACGGAGCAAAACCGACAGGAATCCCGACACGGTCCCCAAACGACCGGTTCAGAAGAGGAACACCGCCGCGGCCACTACCGAGGTGTAGCCGCCGTTCTTCGCAATGGCGGACTGTGTCATATTCCTGGTCTTGACGATCTTTCCACTGATCTTGAATATCTCTTCCTTTTCGTCCCAACTTGCATCAACATCGAAATCAATGCCCAGTGTCGACGCGAGCATGGCCGCCGCGAGGTCTTCAGCATAATCTCCGGCTTCTTTTTCGGTCTGGCCGAAGGCGTGATGTTCGCTGATATATCCGTAGGCGCTCTTATCAGCGGGAATGGCGCATCCCACGGTCGCGGCGATGAGCCGCCGTGGTTCGTTGCTGCAGTTCCGGCTCATGACGCAATAGGTTATATTTCCCGGTTCCAGCAGCTTCAGACCCCGCTCCCGCGATATGAGCTTGCATCCCGGCGGGAAAATGCTGGATACCATGACGAGATTGCATTTTTCTATTCCGGCGTCTCTGAGGGCAAGTTCGAAGGAATGGAGTTCTTCCTTGTGAAAGCCGACGCCCTTCGTGAAAAACATCTTTTTGGGAACATAATCGTTCACTGTTTTCGCCCCCTGTCCTGTATTTACGATCGGTCGGCATATCCGATGATCCGGTACACCAGCTTTGCGGCCAAGAAATCAGGAGCGATCATCC
The genomic region above belongs to Deltaproteobacteria bacterium and contains:
- a CDS encoding response regulator; this translates as MMGLLIVDDEEGVRRSLRKALEHDGYAVHTARNGRDAIELVKRCMEGIETVICDFKMPGIDGLETLVEIGRLNPEITRIMLTGYATMESAIESVNAGIDGFITKPFLNAELRVKVRECTLKRRLKQFVSEEVFREMQKEGMRILPRLRKATILFCDIRGFTELSERLTGDELSELVNVKYFSPMDRIICEHDGTLDKHIGDGIMGVFGVPVAQDDAALRAVRCAGAMMREIAGRNSAGLSIGIGISTGEVLAGIFGSPRKKEYTVFGPPVNVAARLESRAGKDQILICEETMRETQGIAPVHRVDPLVMKGTLRKVGVYALLNSLP
- a CDS encoding GAF domain-containing protein; translation: MCSNGFREPGVAFLPPVLGASILLALACISLLKGRKNAVTCLFALLCLLGTLINLDIAQVSILADKGLALKLDRAAYLLFLFSVPLYLRFVHAFLGIRNRRKLELAGFAFSVLLVPFTQGGNFIRGFNEYSFGVIADAGPLYLLFIGGGAITVLYCVFILLRTMEETPDSLFRNRIRYILVGMGGMSFMILMNSLPIAGYNIYPMGNFSFIPGIILAVGIFKYDLLDMGAVIRKGSVYIILTGSLTVLYICALYAFNRFSLGFAGGDPLVVPLIVSVAVVLIFNPLRAVVQRFVDTLFFPGRYDYRATLREISRVMTSLLRMEEIAAYLMRSIRSSMGIGKVFLLFSDRGAAMVVSYPSGYCRTDATGPTSWRRVSEYFRREPAALTTAGLERKKATPEEHQSLADLFTKTGATLLVPVLSGDVPIGVIGLSQKESGEMYVPEDIELLTTIANQTAIALENARRYEEIEAMNTHLEEKVKERTRELMNALAEKERTQQQLIRSESLAAIGQLVAGAAHELNNPLASASSLVETTAEMLDELSSSDDRFTEARDDLDFSLKELSRAGEIVKSLLGVSRQTDTYEEPVHMNRVVDDALRVLGNRCRKEDVAVVRELDETIPCIMGNFSNLGRVFINIIGNAIDALPRPGGTILLRTAYDGSRKEIRIECRDTGRGIPQDIMQEMFKPFFTTKEPGAGTGLGLYLSHEIVKRHGGDIQVLSETGKGAVVTVTLPVERRTYDGTSDCR
- a CDS encoding arginine decarboxylase, pyruvoyl-dependent; translated protein: MFFTKGVGFHKEELHSFELALRDAGIEKCNLVMVSSIFPPGCKLISRERGLKLLEPGNITYCVMSRNCSNEPRRLIAATVGCAIPADKSAYGYISEHHAFGQTEKEAGDYAEDLAAAMLASTLGIDFDVDASWDEKEEIFKISGKIVKTRNMTQSAIAKNGGYTSVVAAAVFLF